The nucleotide window AAACTGATGAACAACTGGGGTAGGAGAGCGTTGTcataaattttcttgaatattcgCAATATCCTGaaagaaaatattggaaaaatggGGCCTCaagattattgaaaattcttcttGCGAAGAACAGAATCTTAAGAGTGAAATTTGCTATAAAATACAGAgctgctaattttttttagaagctAATTGAATTAGTTAGACAAATAAAGCATTATAATTTTTGCCATCGAGTACACCAGCCAATTACCTTACAATTTGCTGATGAAATTTAATGCAATTCATCAATTCTGTGTTCGGATTCATTGTATTATCGCGGCTTAGTTCAACGCACTCGAAATGAATGACAGCGGAATCATCTTCGGAGGCATCATCATTGAGACTCGTCATGTGACATCGTTCCAACCGAAAATTGAGTATCTTCAATTGCGCCTCGATATTTATCATGACAGACATGATAAACGCATCATGAGCAACGGCGATTAGGCCCAATAGAGTGAATGTCAGGTAGTCGCTGATGAAAGCGACCCAAAAATTCGTTAATACGAAGCAGTATTTCATCGGTGCAGCACTGAAAATAAGaggagaaattatttcaattgattgaaGTTTATTCCAACCAAAATAAATCTGGATTACCATACCCTATAGGCAGTCTTTCCACTTGGTAGTCAGCCACAATGAACGCAGAGTAGAATGAAAATCCGAAATACTGGAGGATAGTGATCATGATGGTAATGGTGAATGTTCTGGAGAAATTTAATGAGCTGGTCAGCACTGTGTTTCGGTATTGTgctaaaaaagaaaaaataatcctatTTTTGCATTGCACAACTCTATTTGCATCTGGTAATTTCCTCACAAATTCGATTACTCCCTGGCAAGTGTCTCTCCCAGTTGAATGCCTCGGACAACTGCACCACGTCAGctcgatgaaataaaaatgccaTGTACTTGATGGTATCAGCTGTTTCCACCGCTAGTAACGAAAATTCTTGAAGAAATTGCACGGAATTCTCGGCATTAATTCCTCGTACTAATATGTTCGTCATTCTCATCGCCATTATCACACTAACTACGTACGCCCAATAAGCTTGATAAAGCCAGTACTTGAGTCCTCCCTGGTAGGGGTTCCATATCCCTgagtataataaaaattcattaaattaccAACAGCGGAATGACAATGTGGAATGACTCAAATCGACATGTCACATCAGAATAATCATGAAATCATCTTCCCCAGTGGGCCATCAATACGTGATCCTGGCACCACTGAATTTCCCGATGACTTCATGATAAGAGATGATGTCATGCCTGTGTTGAATCACTTCAACATTCGCAGCACTAATTTTTAGAATCGAATGCAATGTCTCTACCAAGCCAGCTCaaacactgaaaattaaaatacaaataaCTTTTCTTCAGTGgaaagactttttttttcatctcaaattTTTGAAGGAACTTGTATCGTCCAAATCCTGCAAAATACTGAGACATGGGAAGAGAGATCCGAATCTCCGCGATCACTACAGAAATAATTCTCTGTAATAGCCCCATGAATGTAATATGAGAC belongs to Diachasmimorpha longicaudata isolate KC_UGA_2023 chromosome 10, iyDiaLong2, whole genome shotgun sequence and includes:
- the LOC135166911 gene encoding uncharacterized protein LOC135166911 isoform X2 yields the protein MKKKVFPLKKSYLYFNFQCLSWLGIWNPYQGGLKYWLYQAYWAYVVSVIMAMRMTNILVRGINAENSVQFLQEFSLLAVETADTIKYMAFLFHRADVVQLSEAFNWERHLPGTQYRNTVLTSSLNFSRTFTITIMITILQYFGFSFYSAFIVADYQVERLPIGAAPMKYCFVLTNFWVAFISDYLTFTLLGLIAVAHDAFIMSVMINIEAQLKILNFRLERCHMTSLNDDASEDDSAVIHFECVELSRDNTMNPNTELMNCIKFHQQIVRILRIFKKIYDNALLPQLFISLLLITALLLQMILIFLFKGRESNNADAVVALGFLIPVILQLLAFCWGGNIILVESDKSSDSLYVSHWYERDREFRNNVKIFLGAVRNPLIVSAGGLCDLSAVTFKNILSKAYSGVAVLQNMQNE
- the LOC135166911 gene encoding uncharacterized protein LOC135166911 isoform X4, encoding MKKKVFPLKKRIWNPYQGGLKYWLYQAYWAYVVSVIMAMRMTNILVRGINAENSVQFLQEFSLLAVETADTIKYMAFLFHRADVVQLSEAFNWERHLPGSNRISQYRNTVLTSSLNFSRTFTITIMITILQYFGFSFYSAFIVADYQVERLPIGAAPMKYCFVLTNFWVAFISDYLTFTLLGLIAVAHDAFIMSVMINIEAQLKILNFRLERCHMTSLNDDASEDDSAVIHFECVELSRDNTMNPNTELMNCIKFHQQIVRILRIFKKIYDNALLPQLFISLLLITALLLQMILIFLFKGRESNNADAVVALGFLIPVILQLLAFCWGGNIILVESDKSSDSLYVSHWYERDREFRNNVKIFLGAVRNPLIVSAGGLCDLSAVTFKNILSKAYSGVAVLQNMQNE
- the LOC135166911 gene encoding uncharacterized protein LOC135166911 isoform X3 encodes the protein MKKKVFPLKKSYLYFNFQCLSWLGIWNPYQGGLKYWLYQAYWAYVVSVIMAMRMTNILVRGINAENSVQFLQEFSLLAVETADTIKYMAFLFHRADVVQLSEAFNWERHLPGSNRISQYRNTVLTSSLNFSRTFTITIMITILQYFGFSFYSAFIVADYQVERLPIGAAPMKYCFVLTNFWVAFISDYLTFTLLGLIAVAHDAFIMSVMINIEAQLKILNFRLERCHMTSLNDDASEDDSAVIHFECVELSRDNTMNPNTELMNCIKFHQQIVRILRIFKKIYDNALLPQLFISLLLITALLLQMILGRESNNADAVVALGFLIPVILQLLAFCWGGNIILVESDKSSDSLYVSHWYERDREFRNNVKIFLGAVRNPLIVSAGGLCDLSAVTFKNILSKAYSGVAVLQNMQNE
- the LOC135166911 gene encoding uncharacterized protein LOC135166911 isoform X1; amino-acid sequence: MKKKVFPLKKSYLYFNFQCLSWLGIWNPYQGGLKYWLYQAYWAYVVSVIMAMRMTNILVRGINAENSVQFLQEFSLLAVETADTIKYMAFLFHRADVVQLSEAFNWERHLPGSNRISQYRNTVLTSSLNFSRTFTITIMITILQYFGFSFYSAFIVADYQVERLPIGAAPMKYCFVLTNFWVAFISDYLTFTLLGLIAVAHDAFIMSVMINIEAQLKILNFRLERCHMTSLNDDASEDDSAVIHFECVELSRDNTMNPNTELMNCIKFHQQIVRILRIFKKIYDNALLPQLFISLLLITALLLQMILIFLFKGRESNNADAVVALGFLIPVILQLLAFCWGGNIILVESDKSSDSLYVSHWYERDREFRNNVKIFLGAVRNPLIVSAGGLCDLSAVTFKNILSKAYSGVAVLQNMQNE